In the Astatotilapia calliptera chromosome 5, fAstCal1.2, whole genome shotgun sequence genome, one interval contains:
- the LOC113022836 gene encoding cadherin-like protein 26, which translates to MLCFFLLVYCLSSATTSELLSRHRRAWIIGSFEIEEGHRGPFPYKLGEVNIDRKYPIYFELQGQGVDEEPTEVISIDKEFGVLYVHKAVDYEEWQTLELRLQARKMDESIETRLGILISVKDINDNPPRFERDLYEINLPQESTQGSNLLKVHATDIDKSETLNSTFHYEIKSVSPNVRDTQFFIDESGYISFKGCLNYKVAEKFTIVVEAKDHGEVVKLSSSTIVVVHVGNGNNHLPVISGQTGTGKVKELETGVSPLRLHVTDKDTPHTSAWRARYTIHGDEGENFKILTDLETNDGILTVVEPLDFENGAQRELLISVENEAPYYPCKVKERTSSGLWKVDTIKGHDPSGAAEPQSVKVTIDVEDANDPPKFSVTLNEVAVMENVPAGTWVDKVTAVDPDSSRAKDFLYKVGNDPAGWVTVDPLTGNITMIKTPDRESPHVVNGTYTILVYAVDKGIPPMTGTATLHIHVWDQNDNVPQLTVDSLDVCVSDAPTTTNIEAFDPDEAPYGGPFTFELLGNVEGKWRLNPGYGYTAGLVKEPGVYPGQHTIHLKISDMQGAFKVYNLSVTACGCTLTPNCRTRQKSEINIGPYALFMIISSLLLLLFLLLLGLSISSKREFFTMEPEDCSGGILLQSNTEAPGDNCEILYTIMEEPVCMEQYNQSNFHIPLNGRRNRRHSARVTFGSFHSLNSQPRFNCCHPFQHEMKQSFIHSPHQNLRRESLSQRSSYTGNQSNWTSGCDSSNQFEDMGNMSILQSQNLSCATESNDMQLHQKLTLFQEKKGDSLDDELHIYAVEGNSDTTSELEAISISEEGSFQDALEDLCPKFHQLASTCMTAKHTTL; encoded by the exons ATGCTCTGCTTCTTTCTATTG GTTTATTGTTTGTCAAGTGCAACAACTTCAGAGCTGCTGAGCCGTCACAGAAGAGCGTGGATTATTGGCTCCTTTGAGATTGAGGAGGGCCATCGAGGCCCCTTCCCATATAAGTTGGGCGAG GTGAATATTGACAGGAAATATCCAATATACTTTGAACTGCAAGGACAAGGGGTGGATGAGGAGCCGACGGAAGTCATCTCCATTGACAAAGAGTTTGGCGTGTTGTACGTCCACAAGGCCGTGGACTATGAGGAGTGGCAAACACTTGAG CTAAGACTTCAGGCCAGAAAAATGGACGAATCAATTGAAACCAGGTTAGGAATTCTGATTTCTGTAAAGGACATCAATGACAATCCACCACGCTTTGAGAGGGATCTGTATGAGATTAACCTTCCTCAGGAATCAACAcaag GCTCCAATCTTTTGAAAGTGCACGCTACTGACATAGACAAGAGCGAAACACTAAACTCAACCTTCCACTATGAAATCAAATCTGTGTCTCCAAATGTTAGAGACACTCAATTTTTCATTGATGAGTCTGGATACATCTCATTCAAAGGTTGTTTAAATTACAAG GTGGCTGAAAAGTTTACAATAGTGGTGGAGGCCAAAGACCACGGTGAAGTAGTCAAACTGTCCAGTTCAACCATTGTTGTCGTTCATGTAGGGAATGGCAACAACCACCTTCCAGTCATCAGCGGTCAAACG GGCACTGGTAAAGTGAAGGAGCTTGAGACTGGGGTCTCTCCTCTGAGGCTGCATGTGACAGACAAAGACACCCCCCACACCTCTGCATGGAGAGCCAGGTACACCATACATGGTGATGAGGGAGAGAACTTCAAGATACTAACAGACTTAGAGACTAATGATGGGATCCTGACAGTAGTTGAA CCTTTAGACTTTGAGAATGGGGcgcagagggagctgctgatCTCAGTGGAAAACGAGGCACCATATTACCCCTGTAAAGTAAAAGAGAGGACGTCCTCAGGCCTCTGGAAAGTTGACACCATTAAAGGCCATGATCCCTCTGGTGCAGCTGAACCTCAGTCTGTAAAAGTCACCATTGATGTGGAGGATGCCAACGACCCTCCTAAATTCAGCGTGACCCTGAACGAGGTCGCGGTGATGGAGAACGTACCGGCTGGAACCTGGGTTGATAAAGTGACGGCTGTGGATCCTGACTCCAGTCGTGCAAAAGACTTTCT GTACAAGGTAGGAAATGATCCTGCTGGCTGGGTGACGGTGGATCCCCTCACAggaaacatcacaatgataaaGACGCCCGACAGAGAATCTCCACACGTTGTTAACGGCACCTACACCATCTTAGTGTATGCAGTTGACAAAG GTATACCACCAATGACAGGAACAGCTACACTACATATCCATGTGTGGGACCAGAATGACAACGTGCCACAGCTAACAGTGGACAgcctggatgtgtgtgtgtctgatgcCCCCACAACCACCAACATCGAGGCCTTTGACCCAGATGAAGCCCCTTATGGAGGGCCTTTCACTTTTGAACTGTTGGGAAATGTTGAAGGAAAATGGAGACTGAATCCTGGTTATG GTTACACAGCTGGTCTGGTGAAGGAGCCCGGTGTGTACCCTGGCCAACACACAATTCATCTAAAGATCTCCGACATGCAGGGAGCATTTAAAGTTTACAACCtcagtgtgactgcatgtgGCTGCACTTTGACACCAAACTGTCGAACTCGCCAGAAATCTGAAATAAACATTGGCCCTTATGCTTTATTCATGatcatttcttcacttttaCTTCTTCTGT ttctgctgctgctgggactCAGCATCTCGTCCAAAAGAGAGTTTTTTACTATGGAGCCTGAAGATTGTTCAGGAGGAATCCTCCTCCAATCAAACACTGAGGCACCAGGAGACAACTGCGAG attCTTTACACTATTATGGAAGAACCAGTTTGTATGGAGCAATATAATCAATCTAATTTCCATATTCCACTGAATGGGCGGAGAAATAGACGACATTCAGCAAGGGTGACTTTTGGCAGTTTTCACAGCTTAAACTCACAACCTAGG TTCAACTGTTGTCATCCTTTTCAACATGAAATGAAGCAGAGCTTCATCCACTCACCACATCAGAATTTAAGAAGAGAAAGCCTGTCCCAGCGTTCCAGCTACACTGGGAACCAG TCAAACTGGACCTCTGGCTGTGACAGCAGCAATCAG tttgaagACATGGGCAATATGAGCATCCTCCAATCACAAAACTTGAGCTGTGCTACGGAGTCTAATGACATGCAGCTTCATCAG AAGCTAACATTGTTCCAGGAGAAAAAAGGGGACTCACTGGATGATGAGCTTCACATCTATGCAGTGGAGGGGAACTCAGACACCACCTCAGAGCTGGAAGCAATCAGTATTTCTGAAGAGGGTTCATTTCAGGACGCACTGGAAGATCTGTGTCCAAAGTTTCACCAACTGGCTTCTACATGCATGACAGCCAAGCACACCACTTTATGA
- the LOC113022149 gene encoding cadherin-like protein 26, with protein sequence MLRFILLVYCLSSAANSELLSRHRRAWIIDSFEIEEGHPGPFPYELGKVSVDREYQIYFELHGQGVDEEPMGVISIDEYSGMLNVHKAVDYEKWHTLELRFEARKMDISMDTRLGIQISIKDINDNPPRFERDLYEINLPQESTQGSNLLKVHATDIDERETLNSTFHYEIKSVSPNVRDTELVIDESGYISFKGCLNYEVAEKFTIVVEAKDHGEVVKLSSSTIVVIHVGNGNNHLPVISGQTGTGKVKELETGVSPVRLHVTDKDTPNTSGWRARYTIHGDERENFKILTDLETNDGILTVVEPLDFENGAQRELLISVENEAPYYSCEVKERTPSGLWKVDTIKGHDPSGAAEPQSVKVTIDVEDANDPPNFSMTVKEVVVMENVPAGTWFDKVTAVDPDSSYSKEFVYKVGNDPAGWVTVDPLTGNITMIKTPDRESPHVVNGTYTILVYAVDKGIPPMTGTATLHIHVSDQNDNVPQLTVDSLDVCVSDAPTTTNIEAFDPDEEPYGGPFTFELLGNVEGKWRLNPGYGYTAGLVKEPGVSYGQHTIHLKISDMQGAFKVYNLSVTACGCTLTPNCRTRQKSEINIGPYALCIIICSLLLLLFLLLLGLSISSKREFFTMEPEDCSGGILLQSNTEAPGDNCEIPVTIMEEPVCMEQYNQSNFHIPLNGMRNGRYSARVGMNEVQTFGSFRSLRSQARDFTQRSIHPRFGDFRRESQYSQYSYTGNQSNWNSPITTGFDSSHQFEDMSNMNVLQTQTVSCATESNDMQVKLLQCLISSKVYSLWKKEVDLGDDELHIYAVEGNLETNSALETINILEEDSFQDTLKDLGPKFHQLASICSPTQIQYSGYPVT encoded by the exons ATGCTCCGCTTCATCCTGTTG GTTTATTGTTTGTCAAGTGCAGCAAACTCAGAGCTGTTGAGCCGTCACAGAAGGGCGTGGATTATTGATTCCTTTGAGATTGAGGAGGGCCATCCAGGGCCATTCCCATATGAGTTGGGCAAG GTGAGTGTTGATAGGGAATATCAAATATACTTTGAACTGCATGGACAAGGGGTGGACGAGGAGCCGATGGGAGTCATCTCCATAGACGAATACTCTGGCATGTTGAACGTCCACAAGGCCGTGGACTATGAGAAGTGGCACACACTTGAG CTAAGATTTGAGGCCAGAAAAATGGACATATCAATGGACACCAGGTTAGGAATTCAGATTTCTATAAAGGACATCAATGACAATCCACCACGCTTTGAGAGGGATCTGTATGAGATTAATCTTCCTCAGGAATCAACACAAG GCTCCAATCTTTTGAAAGTGCACGCTACTGACATAGACGAGAGAGAAACACTAAACTCAACCTTCCACTATGAAATCAAATCTGTGTCTCCAAATGTTAGAGACACTGAACTCGTCATTGATGAGTCTGGATACATCTCATTCAAAGGATGTTTAAATTATGAG GTGGCTGAAAAGTTTACAATAGTGGTGGAGGCCAAAGACCACGGTGAAGTAGTCAAACTGTCCAGTTCAACCATTGTTGTAATTCACGTAGGGAATGGCAACAACCACCTTCCAGTCATCAGTGGTCAAACG GGCACTGGTAAAGTGAAAGAGCTTGAGACTGGGGTCTCTCCTGTGAGGCTGCATGTGACAGACAAAGACACCCCAAACACCTCGGGATGGAGAGCCAGGTACACCATACATGGTGACGAAAGAGAGAACTTCAAGATACTAACAGACTTAGAGACTAATGATGGGATCCTGACAGTAGTTGAA CCTTTAGACTTTGAGAATGGGGcgcagagggagctgctgatCTCAGTGGAAAACGAGGCACCGTATTACTCCTGTGAAGTAAAAGAGAGGacgccctcaggcctctggaaAGTTGACACCATTAAAGGCCATGATCCCTCTGGTGCAGCTGAACCTCAGTCTGTAAAAGTCACCATTGATGTGGAGGATGCCAATGACCCTCCTAATTTCAGCATGACGGTGAAAGAGGTCGTGGTGATGGAGAACGTACCCGCTGGAACCTGGTTTGATAAAGTGACAGCTGTGGATCCTGACTCCAGTTATTCCAAAGAGTTTGT GTACAAGGTAGGAAATGATCCTGCTGGCTGGGTGACGGTGGATCCCCTCACAggaaacatcacaatgataaaGACGCCCGACAGAGAATCTCCACACGTTGTTAACGGCACCTACACCATCTTAGTGTATGCAGTTGACAAAG GTATACCACCAATGACAGGAACAGCTACACTACATATCCATGTGTCTGACCAGAATGACAATGTGCCACAGCTAACAGTGGACAgcctggatgtgtgtgtgtctgatgcCCCCACAACCACCAACATCGAGGCCTTTGACCCAGATGAAGAACCTTATGGAGGGCCTTTCACTTTTGAACTGTTGGGAAATGTTGAAGGAAAATGGAGACTGAATCCTGGTTATG GTTACACAGCTGGTCTGGTGAAGGAGCCCGGTGTGTCCTATGGTCAACACACAATTCATCTAAAGATCTCCGACATGCAGGGAGCATTTAAAGTTTACAACCtcagtgtgactgcatgtgGCTGCACTTTGACACCAAACTGTCGAACTCGCCAGAAATCTGAAATAAACATTGGCCCTTATGCTTTATGCATAATAATTTGTTCACTCTTACTTCTTCTGT ttctgctgctgctgggactCAGCATCTCGTCCAAAAGAGAGTTTTTTACTATGGAGCCTGAAGATTGTTCAGGAGGAATCCTCCTCCAATCAAACACTGAGGCACCAGGAGACAACTGCGAG ATTCCTGTCACTATTATGGAAGAACCAGTTTGTATGGAGCAATATAATCAATCTAATTTCCATATTCCACTGAATGGGATGAGAAATGGGAGATATTCAGCAAGGGTGGGTATGAATGAAGTTCAGACTTTTGGCAGTTTTAGGAGTTTACGCTCACAAGCTAGG GATTTTACACAGAGGTCCATCCACCCACGCTTTGGGGATTTCAGAAGAGAAAGCCAATACAGCCAATACAGCTACACTGGGAACCAG TCAAACTGGAATTCTCCAATAACCACTGGCTTTGACAGCAGCCATCAG tttgaagACATGAGCAATATGAACGTCCTCCAAACACAAACCGTGAGCTGTGCTACGGAGTCTAATGACATGCAGGTTAAACTGCTTCAGTGCCTAATCTCTTCA AAAGTGTACTCACTCTGGAAGAAAGAAGTGGACTTAGGAGACGATGAGCTTCACATCTATGCAGTGGAGGGGAATTTAGAAACCAACTCAGCGTTGGAGACAATCAACATTTTGGAAGAGGATTCATTTCAGGACACACTGAAAGATCTGGGTCCAAAGTTTCACCAACTGGCTTCTATATGCAGCCCGACACAAATACAGTACTCAGGATATCCTGTTACGTag